From a single Melospiza georgiana isolate bMelGeo1 chromosome 5, bMelGeo1.pri, whole genome shotgun sequence genomic region:
- the FOXI3 gene encoding forkhead box protein I3 — protein MSAGELQQAQPRASAPAAAPAPPQPRSAQEAPDMAVYCSENFSVYPQPSLHPPGAAAAAAAAAAAAAAAAASSGQRAGGYALGDYGAPANAGYLWGMNSPAPYLQGPPGAAAAAAAAPFLPPASYGCSRGGQLVGSPPAPGSPSAGGAELSWLSLASQEELLKLVRPPYSYSALIAMAIQSAPERKLTLSHIYQYVAENFPFYKRSKAGWQNSIRHNLSLNDCFRKVPRDEDDPGKGNYWTLDPNCEKMFDNGNFRRKRKRRSEPNAPAAASAASSLGALKAEEERPIPATGKPCGNSPPPELDPSPSARDHPKSSSPSSIISSTPSCLSTFFSGMSSLSGGGGRLTGGLGGDLHHRNFSAGQLSSGTFTPASSSSQEVPSPEQLQRVAGPSPAYYSSFHPSSGSQGAQYNHYYNFTVNSLIYTRDGTEV, from the exons ATGAGCGCCGGTGAGTTGCAGCAGGCGCAGCCCAGAGCCTCGGCGCCGGCGGCCGCCCCCGCgcccccgcagccccgcagcGCGCAGGAAGCCCCCGACATGGCCGTGTACTGCAGCGAGAACTTCAGCGTAtacccccagcccagcctgcacccgcccggcgccgccgccgccgccgccgcggccgccgccgccgctgccgccgccgccgcctcctcggGGCAGCGGGCGGGCGGGTACGCGCTGGGGGACTACGGGGCTCCCGCCAACGCCGGCTACCTGTGGGGCATGAACAGCCCCGCGCCCTACCTGCAGGgcccgcccggcgccgccgccgccgccgccgccgcgcccttCCTGCCGCCCGCCTCGTACGGCTGCTCGCGGGGCGGGCAGCTCGTGGGCTCGCCCCCGGCGCCCGGCTCGCCGTCGGCGGGCGGCGCGGAGCTGAgctggctcagcctggccagccaggaggagctgctgaagctgGTGCGGCCGCCCTACTCGTACTCGGCGCTGATCGCCATGGCCATCCAGAGCGCGCCCGAGAGGAAGCTCACCCTCAGCCACATCTACCAGTACGTGGCCGAGAACTTCCCCTTCTACAAGCGCAGCAAGGCCGGCTGGCAGAACAGCATCCGCCACAACCTCAGCCTCAACGACTGCTTCCGCAAGGTGCCCCGCGACGAGGACGACCCCG GGAAGGGCAACTACTGGACCTTAGACCCCAACTGTGAGAAGATGTTTGACAACGGGAACTTCCGCCGCAAACGCAAGCGGCGCTCGGAGCCCAACGCGCCCGCGGCCGCCTCTGCCGCCTCCTCTCTGGGGGCCCTGAAGGCCGAGGAGGAGAGACccatcccagccacaggcaaACCATGTGGAAACAGCCCACCCCCCGAGCTGGACCCCTCACCCTCTGCCAGGGACCATCCCAAGAGCTCCTCTCCCTCCAGTATCATTTCATCCACGCCCAGCTGTCTCAGCACCTTCTTCAGCGGCATGAGCTCCCTgagcggcgggggcggccggcTCACGGGGGGTCTCGGCGGTGACCTGCATCACAGGAACTTCTCTGCTGGACAGCTGAGCAGCGGCACTTTcacccctgccagcagctcttctCAGGAGGTGCCTTCCccggagcagctgcagcgggTCGCGGGACCTTCCCCTGCCTACTACAGCTCCTTCCACCCCAGCAGCGGCAGCCAGGGCGCCCAGTACAACCACTACTACAACTTCACGGTCAACAGCCTCATCTACACACGGGATGGGACAGAGGTGTAg